A DNA window from Acidobacteriota bacterium contains the following coding sequences:
- a CDS encoding OmpA family protein → MKRFAQKLAVLVLGFLVCCTCVTAQETQREKNRSTQATVTGGTGLFSVYDASTLKRGEFNVSYFYNNFDRDPGDVDISQNILNVGVGLTDRIELFASSIFRQQLSTSEVTGISGFYLPNVVNPGRFATPTYAGGNPDGVPFISYPGFTSLVVGTVTFTPGRQGNVVQIPLTGATVGGILPGAPGTFGTVPGYLNDYPFFGRSKHKVGNTTVGMKYRLNSQDAPVGFALIGFVDIPSFTAESVFRDGLGGGIVSGSGAGDIDFGGILAVTPRFKLATVSMNFGLVKTGDPEDRFTYVDRRNKAIASVAVDIPFNDRVQFVSELVSTNYFGSGTPNLNPVNPLDVTVGARFVPFGKKHKTFFSFGGAYRYMLTNSNDRRADGGDFHGMVGHVTLGYRKIEKPDPCLGNVAPTVTLSADKLAVKEKSKDVVTATVTATDPDAADSTLTYRWFATSGDLKGEGTSVTWTPGITAPGNVLITVNVADSCGHSVNKEVSVIVEKVNHCPTVTVSASPTSIKEGSDQPFTFTAVGKDEDDDKLTYKWTASRGGIEGRGSKITVNTQGVSAGTITVSVVANDKTCDSAPASTTVEIIAPPPPPPVRTFTCDTTMFKRNISRIDNQCKAVLDEVASTLQSDPTAVCVIDGHSEAGEKAGTAQARAEKARDYLTSKGIDANRVEVRNFDDSRPDAAGNHRRIIISVVPEGAKRPE, encoded by the coding sequence ATGAAACGATTTGCACAAAAACTGGCCGTTTTGGTTTTAGGCTTCCTGGTCTGTTGTACCTGCGTGACAGCACAGGAAACGCAACGTGAAAAAAACCGCAGCACGCAGGCAACCGTGACAGGTGGAACGGGACTATTTTCCGTGTATGACGCCTCAACGTTGAAACGCGGTGAGTTTAATGTTTCCTACTTTTACAACAACTTCGACCGTGACCCAGGCGATGTGGACATCAGTCAGAACATCCTCAACGTCGGTGTGGGGCTGACGGATCGAATCGAACTGTTTGCCTCATCTATCTTTCGGCAACAACTTTCGACCTCGGAAGTCACTGGAATTAGCGGGTTTTATCTTCCCAATGTTGTCAATCCTGGGCGATTTGCGACTCCCACCTATGCTGGCGGCAACCCTGATGGAGTACCTTTTATTTCTTATCCAGGGTTTACATCTCTTGTTGTTGGTACAGTCACTTTCACGCCAGGTCGGCAAGGGAATGTAGTGCAAATTCCGTTAACGGGTGCCACGGTCGGGGGAATTTTACCCGGCGCGCCCGGCACGTTCGGGACAGTTCCCGGCTATCTCAATGACTATCCATTCTTTGGACGCAGCAAGCACAAAGTCGGCAATACCACGGTTGGGATGAAATACCGGCTCAACAGCCAGGATGCCCCGGTCGGCTTTGCCTTGATTGGGTTTGTGGATATCCCGTCCTTTACCGCTGAATCGGTTTTTCGTGATGGGTTAGGTGGGGGAATCGTCAGCGGAAGCGGTGCCGGAGACATTGATTTTGGCGGCATTCTGGCCGTCACGCCACGCTTTAAACTGGCCACCGTCAGCATGAACTTTGGCCTGGTCAAAACGGGTGACCCGGAAGATCGCTTTACCTACGTTGACCGACGGAACAAAGCCATTGCCTCGGTCGCGGTGGATATTCCCTTCAATGATCGGGTGCAGTTTGTATCGGAACTGGTTTCAACCAATTACTTTGGTAGCGGGACGCCAAACCTCAATCCAGTCAATCCTCTGGATGTGACCGTTGGCGCCCGGTTTGTGCCGTTTGGCAAAAAGCACAAAACGTTCTTCAGCTTTGGCGGTGCGTATCGCTATATGCTGACCAATTCCAATGACCGCCGGGCAGATGGTGGTGATTTCCACGGCATGGTTGGTCATGTGACCCTGGGCTATCGCAAGATCGAAAAACCCGATCCTTGTCTGGGCAACGTCGCCCCAACAGTTACGCTCTCGGCTGACAAACTTGCCGTCAAAGAAAAGAGCAAAGACGTTGTGACCGCCACGGTGACCGCCACCGACCCGGATGCGGCGGATTCCACGCTGACCTATCGCTGGTTTGCCACCAGTGGCGACTTAAAAGGCGAAGGCACATCCGTTACCTGGACGCCGGGCATTACGGCGCCTGGAAACGTGTTGATTACCGTCAACGTCGCAGATTCGTGCGGCCATTCGGTCAACAAAGAAGTCTCGGTCATCGTCGAAAAAGTCAATCATTGCCCAACTGTGACCGTCTCGGCTTCTCCAACTTCAATTAAAGAAGGATCAGACCAGCCGTTTACCTTCACGGCAGTTGGCAAGGATGAAGACGATGACAAACTGACCTACAAATGGACGGCTTCTCGCGGAGGCATCGAAGGCAGAGGATCAAAAATCACGGTTAATACCCAGGGAGTGTCAGCCGGCACGATTACCGTGTCAGTCGTGGCCAACGATAAGACCTGTGATTCAGCACCAGCCTCGACCACGGTTGAAATCATCGCACCGCCTCCGCCGCCACCGGTGCGGACCTTCACCTGTGACACCACGATGTTTAAGAGGAACATCTCTCGCATTGATAACCAGTGCAAAGCGGTGCTTGATGAAGTCGCCAGTACACTGCAATCTGACCCGACCGCCGTGTGTGTGATTGACGGGCACTCTGAAGCTGGTGAAAAAGCCGGCACGGCTCAGGCTCGGGCCGAAAAAGCGCGTGACTACCTGACCTCCAAAGGCATTGATGCCAATCGGGTTGAAGTCCGCAACTTTGACGATTCACGTCCAGATGCGGCTGGCAACCATCGCCGAATTATTATTTCGGTGGTTCCTGAAGGCGCCAAACGGCCCGAATAA
- the tsaE gene encoding tRNA (adenosine(37)-N6)-threonylcarbamoyltransferase complex ATPase subunit type 1 TsaE, with product MPHWENGTFHSDSPEATFDLGYELGEAITPEMARVCFLILLEGDLGAGKTCFVKGLAAGLGVDEREVSSPTFTLVNRYEEGRLLFHHVDLYRLPEGADLLQSLGLEEVLDQPGVLAIEWSERLKGFSWPNGARITFRVVDEIKREIRLEHTKASSEIAR from the coding sequence ATGCCACATTGGGAGAATGGAACGTTTCATTCAGATTCGCCTGAAGCAACTTTTGATCTGGGTTATGAACTTGGGGAGGCGATTACTCCCGAAATGGCCCGAGTCTGCTTTTTGATTTTGCTGGAAGGAGATTTGGGAGCTGGGAAGACGTGCTTTGTCAAAGGGTTAGCGGCTGGCCTCGGTGTGGACGAACGCGAGGTCTCAAGCCCAACCTTTACCCTGGTCAATCGCTATGAAGAGGGACGTTTACTCTTTCATCACGTTGATTTATATCGCCTGCCCGAAGGTGCGGACCTGCTGCAGAGTCTTGGATTGGAAGAAGTCCTTGATCAGCCTGGGGTATTGGCCATCGAGTGGAGTGAGCGGTTGAAAGGATTTTCCTGGCCAAATGGTGCGCGGATTACTTTTCGAGTGGTGGATGAAATAAAGCGGGAAATTCGACTTGAGCACACAAAAGCGAGTAGCGAGATAGCGAGATAG
- a CDS encoding isocitrate dehydrogenase (NAD(+)): protein MRHTITLIPGDGIGPEVTAATLRVIEAAGVEIRWEKYAAGAEALGQYGTPLPDNLLASIRRTRVALKGPVTTPIGTGFTSVNVGLRKALDLYANLRPVKSLPGVKSRYENIDLIVVRENTEDLYSGLEHVVVPGVVESLKVITEVASTRISRFACDYARKHKRRKVTAVHKANIMKLSDGLFLDCFRKVSQHYPEIEPEDKIVDNACMQLVMYPEKYDVLLMENLYGDILSDLCTGLVGGLGVVPGANIGDNMAVFEAVHGSAPDIAGQGLANPTALIMTAIMMLDHINEIEASRNIEKALFEVLTEGKSLTRDLGGNSSTMQFTEAIASRLEAWRAEKADEAKERKSE, encoded by the coding sequence ATGCGACATACAATCACTTTGATTCCCGGAGACGGAATTGGACCTGAGGTAACGGCTGCCACCCTGCGTGTGATCGAGGCAGCCGGTGTTGAAATTCGATGGGAGAAATATGCGGCTGGGGCCGAGGCCCTGGGTCAGTATGGAACGCCGCTCCCCGATAACCTACTGGCCTCAATTCGCCGAACCCGAGTTGCCCTCAAAGGCCCGGTAACGACACCCATCGGAACTGGGTTTACCAGCGTCAACGTTGGGTTGCGGAAAGCACTCGATTTGTATGCCAACTTGCGGCCCGTTAAATCATTGCCCGGAGTCAAATCCCGCTATGAAAACATTGATTTGATTGTAGTTCGGGAAAATACCGAAGACCTGTACTCAGGACTTGAACACGTGGTGGTGCCAGGGGTTGTGGAAAGTCTGAAGGTGATTACTGAAGTGGCTTCGACCCGCATTTCCCGCTTTGCCTGCGATTACGCCCGCAAACACAAACGTCGCAAGGTGACTGCCGTCCACAAAGCAAATATTATGAAGCTTTCCGACGGCCTGTTTCTGGATTGCTTCCGCAAGGTAAGTCAGCATTATCCGGAAATCGAACCTGAAGATAAGATTGTTGATAATGCCTGTATGCAGTTGGTGATGTATCCGGAAAAGTACGATGTACTGTTGATGGAAAACCTCTATGGCGACATCCTTTCCGATCTGTGTACCGGACTGGTTGGCGGCCTGGGGGTTGTCCCAGGTGCCAATATTGGCGACAACATGGCGGTCTTTGAAGCTGTTCACGGCAGTGCCCCGGACATTGCCGGGCAAGGATTGGCCAATCCGACCGCATTGATTATGACCGCCATCATGATGCTGGACCACATCAACGAGATCGAAGCCTCCCGCAACATTGAGAAAGCTTTGTTTGAAGTGTTGACTGAAGGAAAATCTTTGACCCGTGACCTGGGTGGCAACTCCAGCACAATGCAATTTACCGAAGCCATTGCTTCACGCCTTGAAGCCTGGCGGGCAGAGAAAGCAGATGAAGCGAAAGAGCGAAAGAGCGAGTAG
- a CDS encoding glutathionylspermidine synthase family protein, whose product MIQLSPLPLSFPTYFDFAQAIYNTGILSDPWIDGRERFSLQGVILSQNQADALDEAAEGVAYLHQELVEILLHRPTLMSDFYELTPFQQAMWESSGGLWHGIARADLFVLPNGQIQCCELNSDTPSGEPEAVLLNQLLHAAHGTVIDPNTRFEASFLRMLRESHAKRTDQPLSSVAIIYPTELTEDLSMILLYTRWLQAAGINVVTGSPFNLRRTRRGLEVLGHPVDLIIRHYKTDWWGERDPVWADAEDFPDPEPLFEPLGMLISAEMAGEVTLVNPLGSVITQNKLSLAFFWEYRSLFSETAQAWIRTYLPETHRLSYFSIDRLRKEQSQWVLKSDYGCEGAETICGPFVSPETWQRSLDLAIPQHFVAQRFFEAQCDDLGRIPNYGVYLIGGSASGYFTRLSSQSTEYSALTVPTFLSPEE is encoded by the coding sequence ATGATTCAACTTTCACCCTTACCACTCAGTTTTCCAACCTACTTCGATTTTGCCCAGGCCATTTACAACACCGGAATTCTGTCCGATCCCTGGATTGATGGCCGTGAACGCTTTTCATTACAAGGGGTTATCCTGTCTCAGAACCAGGCTGATGCCCTCGATGAAGCTGCCGAAGGCGTGGCCTATCTTCATCAGGAACTGGTTGAAATCCTGCTTCACCGCCCAACCTTAATGAGTGATTTCTATGAACTGACCCCATTTCAGCAGGCCATGTGGGAATCATCCGGCGGACTCTGGCACGGCATTGCCCGCGCCGATTTGTTTGTGCTCCCCAACGGCCAAATTCAATGTTGTGAACTCAACAGCGATACCCCCTCCGGCGAACCCGAAGCCGTCTTGCTCAATCAACTTTTGCACGCTGCCCACGGTACGGTGATTGATCCCAATACCCGGTTTGAAGCCAGCTTTCTGCGGATGCTGCGTGAAAGCCACGCCAAACGCACCGACCAGCCTCTGTCATCGGTCGCAATTATCTATCCAACCGAACTGACTGAAGACCTGTCAATGATTCTGCTCTATACGCGCTGGCTCCAGGCCGCCGGGATCAACGTCGTCACTGGCTCTCCGTTTAATCTACGCCGAACCCGGCGTGGACTTGAAGTTCTGGGGCATCCGGTTGACCTGATCATCCGACATTACAAAACCGACTGGTGGGGTGAACGGGACCCCGTGTGGGCTGATGCCGAAGACTTCCCCGACCCGGAACCGCTGTTTGAACCGCTTGGAATGCTCATTTCGGCTGAAATGGCTGGCGAAGTCACGCTGGTCAATCCGCTCGGCTCGGTCATCACCCAAAATAAACTCTCACTGGCGTTCTTTTGGGAATACCGGTCGCTCTTTTCAGAAACGGCTCAGGCGTGGATCCGGACCTACCTGCCGGAAACCCATCGGCTGAGCTATTTTTCGATTGACCGACTTCGGAAAGAACAATCGCAATGGGTTCTGAAAAGTGATTATGGCTGTGAAGGCGCCGAAACGATTTGCGGGCCGTTTGTGTCACCCGAAACCTGGCAAAGGTCGCTGGATCTGGCAATTCCTCAGCATTTTGTGGCCCAGCGGTTTTTTGAGGCACAGTGCGATGATCTGGGACGGATCCCAAACTACGGAGTGTACTTGATCGGAGGCAGCGCCAGTGGGTATTTTACAAGACTCTCATCCCAAAGCACTGAATACTCAGCTTTGACAGTGCCAACGTTTCTTTCCCCAGAGGAGTAA
- a CDS encoding Glu/Leu/Phe/Val dehydrogenase produces the protein MPSPFVDDAKNIKEANPFESMMSRFDVAAKLLDLDPNIYRILRCPNREMTVYIPTMMDDGHYEVFVGYRVQHNFARGPAKGGIRFAPDVSLDEVRALAAWMTWKCAVVNVPFGGGKGGVICDPSKMSLTELERMTRRFTSELIDIIGPERDVPAPDMNTNEQVMAWLMDTYSMHARHTVNAVVTGKPIELGGSKGRREATGRGLLFVIEEACKKFKLKPEDTRVVVQGSGNVGGIGAQLLQEKGFKVTALSEIKGGIYNPNGLDVNAALDYLKQHRTFEGFGGGEIVSNSDLLELECDVLMPAATENQITSKNANRIKCRIMAEGANGPTTAAADDILQSNGVFVIPDILANAGGVTVSYFEWVQNRMGFFWKEDVVNERLRDTMVDSFHEVVRFSEERNVNMRIAAYMLAIDRVAYETKMRGIYA, from the coding sequence ATGCCCAGTCCTTTTGTAGACGACGCAAAAAATATAAAGGAAGCCAATCCGTTTGAATCGATGATGTCACGGTTTGACGTTGCGGCCAAACTGCTCGATCTGGATCCGAATATCTATCGCATCTTGCGGTGCCCGAACCGCGAAATGACGGTCTATATTCCAACAATGATGGATGATGGCCATTATGAAGTTTTCGTCGGCTATCGCGTTCAGCACAATTTTGCCCGTGGACCAGCCAAAGGCGGTATCCGCTTTGCCCCCGATGTCTCGCTGGACGAAGTTCGCGCACTGGCAGCGTGGATGACCTGGAAATGCGCCGTGGTCAACGTCCCGTTTGGTGGTGGGAAAGGCGGCGTGATTTGTGATCCATCCAAAATGTCACTGACCGAACTCGAACGGATGACCCGCCGGTTCACGTCGGAACTCATTGATATCATTGGTCCGGAACGTGATGTTCCGGCACCGGATATGAATACCAACGAACAGGTCATGGCCTGGTTGATGGATACCTACTCCATGCACGCCCGCCACACCGTCAATGCCGTGGTCACTGGAAAACCAATCGAACTGGGTGGGTCCAAAGGTCGCCGCGAAGCGACTGGCCGTGGGTTGCTCTTTGTGATCGAAGAAGCCTGCAAAAAGTTCAAGCTCAAACCCGAAGACACTCGAGTGGTGGTTCAAGGGTCTGGAAACGTCGGCGGAATCGGTGCCCAATTGCTTCAGGAAAAAGGCTTTAAGGTCACAGCACTGTCTGAAATCAAAGGCGGCATCTATAACCCGAACGGGTTGGATGTCAATGCGGCGCTTGACTATCTGAAACAGCACCGGACGTTTGAAGGGTTTGGCGGTGGCGAGATTGTGTCAAATAGCGACCTGCTCGAACTCGAATGCGACGTGTTGATGCCCGCTGCGACTGAAAATCAGATTACCTCCAAAAATGCCAACCGCATCAAATGCCGCATTATGGCCGAAGGCGCCAACGGTCCGACGACCGCTGCCGCTGATGACATTCTGCAAAGCAATGGTGTGTTTGTGATTCCGGATATTCTGGCCAACGCTGGTGGTGTAACGGTTTCCTACTTTGAATGGGTGCAAAACCGGATGGGTTTCTTCTGGAAAGAAGACGTCGTCAACGAACGACTCCGTGACACGATGGTGGATTCGTTCCACGAAGTTGTGCGCTTCTCTGAAGAACGCAACGTCAACATGCGCATCGCAGCCTACATGCTCGCCATTGACCGTGTAGCCTATGAAACCAAGATGCGTGGAATTTACGCCTAA
- a CDS encoding VWA domain-containing protein — protein MFKKVLFGLCFVCLSGAMSLTGQIISKPSPPVLNGMPQGRNSPLASNVVIPQVSRVFNTASGEYSPVEISEVQADIGLIEQIAATTLTITLKNISSTPQQTELVVPVPDGAVVRSLSIEPAEKNTSSTAEPPKTLTGKVLPLEEAKSLYTAIVNKMKDPALVEFAGYNLIRSNVFPVPANGSVKLKLVFENVLKAEGNRVDYILPRSERIDAAEIPWKLKAVIQSRRTIVTVYSPSHYLTTEQPEPGVVVAQTIGDGKGAPGPFRLSYLLEGEGLSATSLAYPNPNGQGGYFMLLGGIPITAKSKAHEHAPALTKEITFVLDRSGSMAGQKIEQAKAAALQVLESIPMGEPFNIVDFSDRVAQFSSKPVEKTEETVHLARQYISRIQSSGGTNIDGALQTALKQPVSEKISLPVVLFLTDGCPTSGVTSEVEIRQNALTSNQAKRRIFTFGVGYDVNSPLLDGLASDSRAATTFVQPNEDVEVKVSQLLKRLGSPLMADPKLEVFSVRGDIMSQSVREIFPAKLNDIYENDQLVLIGKYQTSGPLVFRVSGNYLGAPEAFIFNFGFDRASRQNSFIPRLWASRKIASLVQDITKAGANPATAAKDPRLKELTDEIVRLSMEFGILTEYTAFLATETTDLTRREEVLNRVQNELVHNAQQTRTGVGGMTQVANNVSQRTQSTLNYSNAYVTQQNERTQIQNVRQVHDQTLFRRSNGWVDARLLNIKTLKADQVIEFGTPEYFGLVEKLSREGRQGLLADPNDVFLSVEGKVVQVKMPGQKGK, from the coding sequence ATGTTTAAAAAAGTGTTATTTGGGTTGTGTTTTGTTTGTCTGTCAGGCGCGATGTCCCTGACCGGACAAATCATCAGTAAACCGTCTCCACCAGTACTGAATGGAATGCCTCAAGGGAGAAACTCCCCGCTCGCTTCCAATGTCGTTATCCCTCAAGTTTCCCGTGTATTTAACACCGCCTCGGGTGAATATTCGCCCGTTGAAATCAGCGAAGTACAGGCTGATATTGGCTTGATTGAACAAATTGCCGCCACCACCTTGACCATAACACTCAAAAATATTAGTTCCACGCCACAACAAACTGAGCTGGTGGTTCCAGTTCCGGACGGTGCGGTTGTTCGGTCGTTAAGTATCGAACCTGCCGAAAAAAATACCTCTTCCACGGCAGAACCACCCAAAACATTGACCGGTAAAGTCTTGCCGTTGGAAGAAGCCAAATCTCTGTACACGGCAATCGTCAACAAAATGAAAGACCCGGCACTGGTCGAGTTTGCCGGGTACAATTTGATTCGGTCAAATGTGTTTCCAGTTCCGGCAAATGGGAGTGTGAAACTGAAACTGGTGTTTGAAAACGTGCTGAAAGCTGAAGGGAACCGTGTGGATTATATTTTGCCTCGTAGTGAGCGAATTGATGCGGCTGAAATTCCCTGGAAACTCAAGGCGGTAATCCAGTCCCGACGAACCATTGTCACCGTGTATTCGCCGTCACATTACCTTACAACCGAACAGCCGGAACCGGGCGTGGTTGTGGCTCAAACCATTGGTGACGGCAAGGGTGCGCCGGGTCCGTTTCGACTGTCATATCTCCTTGAAGGAGAGGGACTTTCCGCCACGTCCCTTGCCTATCCAAATCCAAATGGGCAAGGTGGCTATTTTATGTTGTTGGGTGGGATTCCGATCACGGCCAAATCAAAAGCCCATGAACATGCACCTGCGTTGACCAAGGAAATCACGTTTGTCCTGGATCGCTCAGGCAGCATGGCCGGTCAAAAAATTGAGCAAGCCAAAGCCGCTGCGTTGCAAGTGCTGGAGTCCATTCCAATGGGTGAGCCCTTCAACATCGTTGATTTTTCAGATCGGGTTGCTCAATTCAGTTCAAAACCAGTGGAGAAAACCGAAGAAACCGTACACCTGGCGCGACAATATATCTCAAGGATTCAGAGTAGTGGTGGAACCAACATTGACGGGGCGCTCCAAACAGCATTGAAACAACCTGTATCGGAAAAAATTTCACTTCCGGTTGTCCTGTTTTTGACTGATGGATGCCCAACATCGGGCGTAACCAGCGAAGTGGAAATTCGCCAAAATGCGCTTACCTCTAACCAGGCAAAACGCCGGATCTTTACCTTTGGTGTTGGCTATGATGTCAATTCTCCATTGCTTGACGGACTGGCCTCTGACTCAAGGGCTGCCACCACCTTTGTTCAACCCAATGAAGATGTCGAGGTCAAGGTGTCACAGTTGCTCAAGCGATTAGGAAGCCCGTTGATGGCAGATCCAAAGCTTGAAGTGTTCAGTGTCCGGGGTGATATCATGTCACAAAGCGTGCGGGAGATTTTCCCGGCCAAACTCAACGACATTTATGAAAATGATCAGTTGGTATTGATTGGAAAATACCAAACCAGCGGGCCACTGGTCTTTCGGGTGAGTGGAAATTATTTGGGTGCTCCGGAAGCATTCATTTTTAACTTTGGATTTGATCGAGCGAGTCGCCAAAATTCATTTATCCCACGGTTATGGGCCAGTCGAAAAATTGCCAGTCTGGTTCAAGATATCACCAAAGCTGGCGCCAACCCGGCGACGGCAGCCAAAGACCCACGATTGAAGGAATTGACAGACGAAATTGTCCGACTCTCGATGGAGTTTGGGATATTGACCGAATACACCGCGTTCCTGGCCACTGAAACCACCGATCTCACCCGACGGGAAGAAGTCTTGAACCGGGTTCAAAACGAACTGGTTCACAATGCTCAGCAAACCAGAACCGGGGTTGGAGGAATGACCCAGGTTGCCAACAATGTTTCTCAGCGGACGCAATCCACGTTGAACTACTCCAACGCCTATGTGACGCAGCAAAACGAGAGAACACAAATTCAAAACGTCAGGCAGGTTCACGATCAAACGCTGTTCCGACGTTCCAATGGTTGGGTTGATGCCCGGTTACTCAATATCAAAACGCTCAAAGCCGATCAGGTCATTGAATTCGGCACTCCAGAGTATTTTGGCCTGGTCGAAAAATTGAGCCGGGAGGGAAGGCAGGGACTGCTGGCTGACCCCAATGATGTCTTTTTGTCAGTGGAAGGGAAGGTCGTTCAGGTGAAAATGCCCGGTCAGAAAGGGAAGTAA
- a CDS encoding tetratricopeptide repeat protein: MWKISIWLLALTGWFNLATTSAIAQRASSPKNGKKVESTRNAASEDTALGESLDDRQALAAQKFDTGQDFHAQGKFTDAIKLYDEALQLDDQLFAVHYQRGIALLSLNRFEDAAAALIRCVELQDDFARGFAMLGEAQTRCKKPIEAEKAFLRAIELDSSLGFARLGAAQLMLVRKAPAEALALLKELAQTPPADPSFYAVYAEAQRLSGDAPGAFQTLSDGLNRLGIQPLLLRSRAVAYLSQKNYPKALADFQALYTIEPDPVLARDMLDLYRATKLTEDGIQFAQTALQHHSSNGPLRAAFGELLMEGNRATEAIEQYSELTKQEPKNATWWVKLGDAAQGTDPALALDAYQKALSINPRSPDAQAGVASGLLKSQRFQEAATSFRTILNQDPESYAAHAGLATALFKLEQFPTAAQHFLWMIQKRPDVPVTYYFLGICFDRLGDYAQALKAYELFVERANPQTNQLEIEKVNLRLPSLKRQVEKQGPRK; the protein is encoded by the coding sequence TTGTGGAAAATTTCCATCTGGCTGTTGGCGCTGACAGGGTGGTTCAATCTGGCCACCACTTCAGCGATTGCCCAACGTGCGTCCTCCCCCAAAAACGGAAAAAAGGTCGAATCAACCCGGAATGCGGCTTCGGAAGATACCGCTTTGGGTGAATCGCTCGATGACCGGCAGGCCCTGGCGGCTCAAAAATTTGACACGGGTCAGGATTTTCATGCCCAGGGCAAGTTCACCGATGCCATCAAGCTCTATGATGAGGCATTGCAACTCGATGATCAGTTGTTTGCCGTTCATTACCAGCGCGGCATCGCCCTGCTCTCACTCAACCGGTTTGAAGACGCCGCAGCCGCACTGATCCGCTGTGTCGAACTTCAAGATGATTTTGCTCGCGGATTTGCCATGCTTGGTGAAGCCCAGACCCGGTGCAAAAAGCCGATTGAAGCTGAAAAAGCGTTTTTGCGAGCGATTGAACTTGATTCGTCCCTTGGATTTGCCCGCCTTGGCGCGGCCCAACTCATGCTGGTCCGGAAAGCTCCAGCCGAAGCCCTCGCCTTACTCAAGGAGCTTGCCCAGACACCGCCTGCGGATCCGTCCTTTTATGCGGTGTATGCCGAAGCCCAACGACTCAGTGGCGACGCTCCTGGCGCCTTCCAGACTCTGTCCGATGGTCTCAACCGATTAGGTATTCAACCACTTCTCTTGCGGAGTCGCGCGGTTGCCTACCTGAGCCAGAAGAATTACCCCAAAGCACTGGCCGATTTTCAGGCCCTGTACACAATTGAACCGGATCCGGTTTTGGCCCGTGATATGCTTGACCTCTATCGGGCGACCAAACTCACCGAGGATGGAATTCAATTTGCCCAGACTGCATTACAGCACCATTCAAGCAATGGACCATTGCGGGCCGCTTTTGGGGAATTACTGATGGAAGGCAATCGGGCGACCGAAGCCATCGAACAGTATTCCGAGTTGACCAAACAAGAACCCAAAAATGCCACGTGGTGGGTAAAACTGGGAGATGCGGCACAAGGCACCGATCCGGCGCTTGCGTTGGATGCCTACCAAAAAGCCCTCTCCATCAACCCCCGTTCCCCTGACGCACAAGCCGGAGTCGCATCCGGTTTGCTCAAGTCGCAACGCTTTCAGGAAGCTGCCACCAGCTTTCGCACCATTCTCAACCAGGACCCGGAAAGTTATGCTGCCCACGCCGGGCTGGCAACGGCGTTGTTCAAACTTGAACAATTCCCTACCGCCGCCCAGCACTTTCTGTGGATGATCCAGAAACGCCCAGATGTCCCCGTGACCTACTACTTTCTGGGAATCTGTTTTGACCGGTTGGGAGACTATGCCCAGGCCCTGAAAGCCTACGAGTTGTTTGTCGAACGAGCCAATCCACAAACCAATCAGCTTGAAATTGAAAAAGTGAATCTTCGTCTTCCCAGCCTCAAACGCCAGGTTGAGAAGCAAGGGCCACGCAAATAA
- a CDS encoding VTT domain-containing protein has protein sequence MTRFAFLLPGIVNKAKAWVAFLSQWLIGFGAFGIFALTLIDSALIPTAGAPDLAIVTFSLAKPEQWWVFAIAAALGSTIGCFILYSLAQKAGEKLLASVSQDRRARIENLLGRWDLLTLIVASLLPPPFPFKPFIICAGAVRFNRFRLFIGLLIGRGIRYGVLAYLARYYGEQALKLIAQNSGWIFLGVAVLVLGIWLYQRFFSGKNNVIPPSEAHSLGD, from the coding sequence ATGACCCGTTTTGCATTCTTACTCCCTGGGATTGTCAACAAGGCCAAAGCCTGGGTTGCCTTTCTCAGTCAATGGCTCATAGGATTTGGCGCTTTTGGGATTTTTGCTCTTACCCTCATAGATTCCGCCCTCATACCAACCGCTGGTGCTCCTGATCTCGCAATCGTCACATTTTCACTTGCCAAACCTGAACAATGGTGGGTTTTTGCGATTGCTGCCGCCCTTGGCTCAACGATTGGGTGTTTCATTCTCTACAGTCTGGCACAAAAAGCTGGTGAAAAACTGCTGGCCTCCGTCAGCCAGGATCGTCGCGCCCGAATTGAAAATTTACTTGGGCGTTGGGATCTCCTGACCCTGATTGTGGCTTCGCTGTTGCCACCACCCTTTCCGTTCAAACCATTTATTATTTGTGCCGGTGCGGTTCGGTTTAACCGGTTTCGCCTGTTTATCGGTCTGTTGATTGGACGTGGAATCCGCTATGGCGTTCTGGCCTATCTGGCCAGGTACTATGGCGAGCAAGCGCTGAAACTGATTGCCCAAAACAGCGGCTGGATCTTTCTCGGAGTAGCCGTTCTCGTCCTGGGAATCTGGCTCTATCAGCGTTTTTTTTCAGGCAAAAACAATGTAATCCCCCCTTCTGAAGCTCATTCGCTGGGTGACTGA